A stretch of the Vigna radiata var. radiata cultivar VC1973A chromosome 7, Vradiata_ver6, whole genome shotgun sequence genome encodes the following:
- the LOC106766962 gene encoding cannabidiolic acid synthase-like 1, whose product MKYLSSYFTFATIITFLFSFEPPSLDTREKFVQCLYNYPNISNSISNVVYSPTNSSYSSIFEMPIQNYRFSNLSSKLQAIVTPLDVSHIQATLMCSQRHGLQIRTRSGGHDYEGLSYVAQVPFVIIDLFTLREIIVDVQNQTAWVQAGANLGELYYTISQKSKTLGFPAGVCSTVGVGGHFSGGGYGSLMRKYGLAADNIIDAHIIDVNGNLLDREAMGEDXFWAIRGGGGASFGVIVAWKIKLVPVPSTVTVFNVARTLEENATEIIQKWQLVAHKLDERIFIRVDLKTVNSVEHGKQTIQANFVSMFQGGVEELIPLMQKNLPELGLDRKDCIETSWIGSVLFANAVVLGTNYMNEVPEVLLNRTRFRAGIMKGKSDYVRKPIPIDGLQGLWRLLYEVPNSQLQFAPYGGIMDEISETEIAFSHRSGIIFHIHYMVGWEEEGDEAAERYMNWIRKLYKYMEPYVSNSPRAAYINYRDLDIGVNNNDGYTSYNQASIWGLKYFRNNFRRLAVVKTKVDPHNFFRNEQSIPTLSDEENLSNI is encoded by the coding sequence ATGAAGTATCTAAGCTCCTATTTCACCTTTGCTACCatcattacttttttattttcatttgaacctCCTTCACTTGATACTCGTGAAAAGTTTGTTCAATGTCTTTACAACTATCCCAATATCTCCAACTCAATCTCCAATGTAGTTTATTCACCAACCAACTCTTCATACTCTTCTATATTTGAAATGCCGATTCAAAATTATAGGTTTTCCAACTTAAGCTCAAAACTCCAAGCCATTGTTACGCCACTCGACGTTTCCCACATTCAAGCCACCTTAATGTGCTCCCAACGCCATGGCTTGCAGATTCGAACCCGAAGTGGAGGCCATGATTACGAGGGTCTCTCGTACGTTGCCCAAGTTCCCTTTGTGATCATTGATCTCTTCACCCTTCGAGAAATCATAGTTGACGTACAAAACCAAACTGCTTGGGTTCAAGCTGGGGCAAATCTTGGTGAACTTTACTACACGATTAGCCAGAAAAGCAAAACCCTAGGATTCCCAGCGGGTGTGTGTTCCACTGTAGGCGTTGGTGGCCACTTCAGTGGTGGTGGTTATGGATCCTTGATGCGTAAGTACGGTCTTGCCGCAGATAATATCATTGATGCTCACATAATAGACGTGAATGGTAATCTTCTTGACAGAGAAGCNATGGGTGAGGATNTGTTTTGGGCTATTAGAGGAGGTGGTGGAGCAAGCTTTGGAGTCATCGTGGCTTGGAAGATAAAGCTAGTTCCAGTTCCATCAACTGTGACAGTTTTCAATGTTGCAAGGACATTGGAAGAGAATGCAACCGAGATCATTCAAAAGTGGCAGCTTGTGGCCCATAAATTGGACGAGCGCATATTCATTAGGGTGGACCTGAAAACGGTAAATTCAGTTGAACATGGAAAGCAAACAATACAAGCAAATTTTGTGTCCATGTTTCAAGGAGGTGTAGAAGAACTTATTCCATTGATGCAAAAGAATTTACCGGAGTTGGGTTTGGACAGAAAAGACTGTATTGAGACTAGTTGGATTGGTTCAGTTCTTTTCGCGAATGCTGTGGTTCTTGGAACTAATTACATGAATGAAGTCCCTGAAGTTTTGCTTAACAGAACTCGATTTCGTGCAGGAATAATGAAAGGAAAATCTGATTATGTTAGGAAACCCATTCCTATTGATGGATTACAAGGATTATGGCGTTTGCTTTATGAAGTTCCAAATAGTCAGCTTCAGTTCGCCCCTTATGGAGGCATAATGGATGAGATATCGGAAACTGAAATTGCATTCTCACACAGATCTGGAATCATATTTCATATTCATTACATGGTGGGTTGGGAAGAGGAAGGCGATGAGGCTGCAGAAAGGTACATGAATTGGATTAGAAAGTTGTACAAATATATGGAACCTTATGTTTCAAACTCTCCGAGAGCTGCATATATAAATTACAGAGACCTTGACATTGGGGTTAATAACAATGATGGTTATACAAGCTACAATCAAGCCAGCATTTGGGGTCTCAAGTATTTCCGTAACAATTTCAGGAGATTGGCTGTAGTGAAGACCAAGGTTGATCCTCACAACTTCTTTAGAAACGAACAAAGTATTCCTACCCTATCCGAtgaagaaaatttatcgaacatcTAG